In Synechococcus sp. CB0101, a genomic segment contains:
- a CDS encoding fatty acid desaturase — MTATITSRASVQHLHRPHGAQHGTAPVATPSEGRNWAVIGFMAALHVLAAVALLPQFWSLTAVATLVVLYWLTACLGVTIGYHRLLSHRAFRVPQWLERFFATCGALSCQHGPIDWVGLHRHHHKFSDTEPDHHNSHRGFWWSHMGWMFKSIPAMGAVPRLTGDLAADPYYRWLNNNFLLLQLPLAGLLFWIGTATGAGGWALVLWGIPLRLVLVYHATWLVNSATHRWGYVLHDSGDGSRNNPWVAAVTFGEGWHNTHHAYPHSARHGWGRREPDLTWMHIQLMQRLGLATQVRLPAPLRESAQAPVA, encoded by the coding sequence ATGACGGCCACCATCACCAGCCGCGCCAGCGTGCAGCATTTGCACCGGCCGCACGGCGCGCAACACGGCACGGCTCCAGTGGCTACCCCATCCGAGGGGCGCAACTGGGCTGTGATCGGCTTCATGGCAGCCCTCCACGTGCTGGCCGCGGTGGCCCTGCTGCCCCAGTTCTGGAGCCTCACAGCGGTGGCCACGCTGGTGGTGCTCTATTGGCTCACCGCCTGTCTGGGCGTCACCATCGGCTACCACCGCCTCCTCAGCCACCGCGCCTTTCGCGTGCCTCAATGGCTTGAGCGCTTTTTCGCCACCTGCGGCGCCCTCAGCTGCCAGCACGGCCCGATCGACTGGGTGGGCCTGCACCGCCACCACCACAAGTTTTCCGATACGGAACCGGATCACCACAACAGCCATCGCGGCTTCTGGTGGAGCCACATGGGCTGGATGTTCAAGTCGATCCCAGCCATGGGCGCCGTGCCTCGCCTCACCGGCGATCTGGCCGCCGATCCCTACTACCGCTGGCTGAACAACAACTTCCTGCTGCTGCAGCTGCCCCTGGCCGGTCTGCTGTTCTGGATCGGCACGGCAACAGGTGCTGGCGGCTGGGCCCTAGTGCTCTGGGGCATTCCCCTGCGCCTGGTGCTCGTGTATCACGCCACCTGGCTGGTGAACTCCGCCACCCACCGCTGGGGCTATGTGCTCCACGACAGCGGTGATGGCTCCCGCAACAATCCCTGGGTGGCCGCCGTGACCTTCGGCGAGGGCTGGCACAACACGCACCACGCCTATCCCCATTCCGCTCGCCACGGCTGGGGCCGCCGCGAGCCCGACCTCACCTGGATGCACATTCAGCTGATGCAACGCCTGGGTCTGGCAACCCAGGTGCGTCTGCCGGCGCCGCTCCGGGAATCGGCTCAGGCACCCGTGGCGTAG
- a CDS encoding diflavin flavoprotein: MGSAANDRRVIQLEIDPGLVCLRGLSPTRLRFEVEYGLERGTTANSFLFLPSGAEPALLVHPPGNTFAEPYLEALACLVPSDTRLQVVVGHTNPNRVQLLRQLAQRWPQLELISSNPGAQLLRELWDQRKPAPPGAAATEEAEALPPLPPLQVVRGEMELKRGDGHCLQLLPTPTPRWPGGLMAFEDSSGLLMSGKFFAAHLCTEDWAEANRSSTEEDRRYFYDCLMAPMVRQVETVLDRIDELPIRTIAPGHGPAIAESWRSLVVDYRRWGETQERAKLSVALLYASAYGNTAAIADGLAQGVARTGVRVESINCEFTPTEKLLEAIRSCDAVLIGSPTLGGHAPTPIVSALGTLLAEGDRAKPVGVFGSFGWSGEALDLLESKLRDGGFRFAFEPIKVKFSPDAATLKTIEETGTALGRQLQSEQRKAQRRASGGGLSESRSNPAVLALGRVVGSLCVLTTVKGSGDSQLSGAMVASWVSQASFSPPGLTVAVAKDRAVEALLHVGDAFALNVLASGRETGPMKQFLQPFAPGADRFAGLELEHSPAGLPVLPEALAWLECSVKQRMECGDHWLLYAEVQAGTVLDAAATTAVHQRRSGANY; this comes from the coding sequence ATGGGCAGCGCCGCCAACGACCGCCGGGTGATCCAGCTCGAGATCGACCCCGGCCTGGTCTGCCTGCGGGGCCTTAGCCCCACCCGCCTGCGTTTTGAGGTGGAGTACGGCCTCGAGCGCGGCACCACCGCCAACAGCTTCCTGTTCCTGCCCAGCGGTGCGGAACCAGCGCTGCTGGTGCATCCCCCCGGCAACACCTTTGCCGAGCCCTATCTGGAGGCCCTGGCCTGCCTGGTGCCCAGTGATACCCGGCTGCAGGTGGTGGTGGGTCACACCAACCCGAACCGGGTGCAGCTGCTGCGCCAGCTGGCTCAGCGTTGGCCGCAGCTGGAGTTGATCAGCTCCAACCCCGGTGCCCAGTTGTTGCGGGAGCTATGGGATCAGCGCAAACCCGCCCCCCCTGGAGCGGCGGCCACGGAGGAAGCCGAAGCACTTCCACCCCTGCCCCCCCTTCAGGTGGTACGGGGGGAAATGGAGCTCAAGCGGGGCGATGGGCACTGCCTCCAGCTGTTGCCCACCCCCACGCCCCGCTGGCCCGGTGGCTTGATGGCCTTCGAAGACAGCAGCGGCCTGCTGATGAGCGGCAAGTTCTTCGCCGCTCACCTCTGCACCGAGGACTGGGCGGAAGCCAACCGCAGCAGCACCGAAGAAGACCGCCGCTACTTCTACGACTGCCTGATGGCACCAATGGTGCGCCAGGTGGAAACCGTGCTCGATCGCATCGACGAACTGCCGATCCGCACCATCGCCCCTGGACACGGCCCCGCCATTGCCGAAAGCTGGCGCAGCCTGGTGGTGGATTACCGCCGCTGGGGCGAAACCCAGGAGCGCGCCAAGTTGTCGGTGGCGTTGCTCTACGCGAGCGCTTACGGCAACACCGCCGCCATCGCCGATGGCCTGGCCCAGGGCGTGGCGCGCACGGGCGTACGGGTGGAGAGCATCAACTGCGAATTCACCCCCACCGAAAAACTGCTCGAAGCGATCCGGAGCTGCGATGCGGTGCTGATCGGCTCGCCCACCCTGGGGGGCCATGCCCCCACACCGATCGTGTCGGCCCTGGGCACCCTTCTGGCGGAGGGTGATCGCGCCAAGCCGGTGGGCGTGTTCGGCAGCTTCGGCTGGAGCGGTGAAGCGCTCGATCTGCTGGAGAGCAAGTTGCGCGATGGCGGCTTCCGCTTCGCCTTCGAGCCGATCAAGGTGAAATTCAGCCCCGATGCCGCCACCCTCAAAACCATCGAGGAAACCGGCACCGCCCTGGGCCGGCAGTTGCAGAGCGAACAACGCAAGGCGCAGCGCCGCGCCAGCGGCGGCGGCCTGAGCGAAAGCCGCAGCAATCCAGCCGTGTTGGCCCTGGGCCGCGTGGTGGGTTCGCTTTGCGTGCTCACCACGGTGAAAGGCAGCGGCGACAGCCAGCTCAGCGGCGCCATGGTGGCCAGCTGGGTGAGCCAGGCCAGCTTCTCTCCCCCGGGCCTCACGGTGGCCGTCGCCAAAGATCGGGCCGTGGAAGCCCTGCTGCATGTGGGCGATGCCTTTGCGCTCAACGTGCTGGCTTCGGGCCGTGAAACCGGACCAATGAAGCAGTTCCTGCAGCCCTTCGCTCCGGGCGCCGATCGCTTCGCAGGCCTGGAACTGGAGCACAGCCCTGCCGGGCTACCGGTGCTGCCGGAGGCGCTGGCCTGGCTGGAATGCAGCGTGAAGCAGCGGATGGAATGCGGCGATCACTGGCTGCTCTACGCCGAGGTGCAAGCCGGCACTGTGCTCGATGCGGCCGCCACCACCGCTGTGCACCAGCGGCGCAGCGGTGCCAATTACTAA
- a CDS encoding IS5 family transposase — MGGKQLGFTDYELTTAKKRTKREKFLSEMEAVVPWQALIDLIEPHYPKASKKGGRPPYPLATMLRIHLLQQWYSLSDPAMEEALIEVPTMRRFAGIELISDRIPDETTILTFRHLLEKHGLGEQIFDTVKALLAARGVTMRQGTIVDATLIAAPSSTKNKDGKRDPEMHQTKKGNQWYFGMKVHAGVDKDSGLIHSVVVTAANVHDLTPAAELLHGDEEVVYGDAGYQGIAKRPEMAGKTAEFRVAMRPGTRRALPDTPDGRVQDLIETAKAHIRSKVEHPFRVIKQQFGFQKTRLRGLAKNRCKINVLAALSNLYQARRQLLATV, encoded by the coding sequence ATGGGCGGCAAGCAGCTCGGTTTCACGGACTATGAGCTGACCACGGCCAAGAAGCGCACCAAGCGCGAGAAATTTCTCTCCGAGATGGAGGCTGTGGTGCCTTGGCAGGCACTCATCGATCTGATCGAGCCGCACTACCCCAAGGCGAGCAAGAAAGGCGGCAGGCCTCCCTATCCGCTGGCAACGATGCTGCGCATTCATCTGCTGCAGCAGTGGTACTCCCTCAGCGATCCGGCCATGGAAGAGGCCTTGATCGAGGTGCCCACCATGCGCCGCTTTGCCGGCATCGAGCTGATCAGCGATCGGATCCCGGACGAGACCACGATCCTCACGTTCCGCCATCTGCTTGAGAAGCATGGGCTGGGTGAGCAGATTTTTGACACCGTCAAAGCGCTCCTGGCCGCTCGGGGCGTAACCATGCGTCAGGGCACGATCGTCGATGCCACCTTGATCGCAGCGCCCAGCTCCACCAAGAACAAAGATGGGAAGCGGGATCCGGAGATGCACCAGACCAAAAAGGGCAACCAGTGGTACTTCGGCATGAAGGTCCACGCCGGCGTTGACAAGGACTCAGGCCTGATCCATTCGGTTGTCGTCACCGCCGCCAACGTGCACGACCTCACCCCGGCAGCTGAGCTACTGCATGGAGATGAGGAGGTGGTGTACGGCGATGCTGGCTACCAGGGCATCGCCAAGAGACCAGAAATGGCTGGCAAGACAGCGGAGTTCAGAGTGGCGATGCGGCCCGGCACGCGCAGGGCTCTTCCTGACACCCCGGATGGGAGGGTGCAGGATCTGATCGAGACGGCCAAAGCTCACATCCGCTCCAAGGTTGAGCATCCCTTCCGTGTGATCAAGCAGCAGTTCGGCTTTCAAAAGACCCGGCTGCGAGGCTTGGCCAAGAACCGCTGCAAAATCAACGTGCTTGCGGCACTGTCGAATCTGTACCAGGCCCGACGACAATTACTCGCGACAGTGTGA
- the rplI gene encoding 50S ribosomal protein L9 — MAKRVSVVLSEDVLSLGKDGDLVEVAPGYARNFLLPQGKAVPVTPAVMRQVEHRRAKEAERQAALKAEAVAFRTALDTIGRFTVKKQTGGDDVLFGTVTNGDVAEAIEAATKKEVDRRDIIVPEIHRTGTYKVQVKLHSEVTAEINLEVVSH; from the coding sequence ATGGCCAAGCGCGTTTCTGTGGTCCTCAGCGAGGACGTCCTCAGCCTGGGTAAGGACGGCGATCTGGTTGAAGTGGCGCCCGGTTACGCCCGCAACTTCCTGCTGCCCCAGGGCAAGGCTGTGCCCGTCACCCCCGCGGTGATGCGCCAGGTGGAGCACCGCCGCGCCAAGGAAGCTGAGCGTCAAGCCGCCCTCAAGGCTGAAGCCGTGGCCTTCCGCACCGCCCTCGACACCATCGGTCGCTTCACCGTGAAGAAGCAAACCGGTGGTGACGACGTGCTATTCGGCACCGTGACCAACGGCGACGTGGCCGAGGCCATCGAAGCCGCCACCAAGAAGGAAGTGGATCGCCGCGACATCATCGTTCCCGAAATCCACCGCACCGGCACCTACAAGGTGCAGGTGAAGCTGCACAGCGAAGTGACCGCTGAAATCAACCTGGAAGTGGTCAGCCACTGA
- the gcvH gene encoding glycine cleavage system protein GcvH, with product MAFSTPDDCRYADSHEFVRAEGELARIGISAFAVDQLGDIVFVELPEVGASLSQGNSFGTVESVKAVEELLAPISGVIEARNEAVLASPEELQNDPYGEGWLLLVRPSEPAQIDGLMDATTYSAKVDGH from the coding sequence ATGGCCTTCAGCACCCCCGACGACTGCCGTTACGCCGACAGCCATGAATTCGTGCGGGCCGAGGGGGAGCTAGCTCGCATCGGCATCAGTGCCTTCGCCGTGGATCAGCTCGGCGACATCGTGTTTGTGGAGCTGCCGGAGGTGGGCGCCAGCCTCAGCCAGGGCAACAGCTTCGGCACCGTGGAATCGGTGAAGGCGGTGGAAGAGCTGTTGGCCCCGATCAGCGGCGTGATCGAGGCGCGTAACGAAGCTGTGCTGGCCAGCCCCGAGGAGCTGCAAAACGACCCCTACGGCGAGGGTTGGTTGCTGTTGGTGCGCCCCAGTGAGCCCGCCCAGATCGATGGGCTGATGGATGCCACCACCTACAGCGCCAAGGTGGATGGCCACTGA
- a CDS encoding fatty acid desaturase: MRAALVVPRAPLPRSQKKYKLGTTGFMLAIHVGAVFALLPQYWSWQGVAVLAVLYWTTVLGVTLGLHRLVAHRSFVAPKWVERVLVLMGTLACQSGPIEWVGLHRHHHKFSDQPNDHHDAARGLWWAHSEWMLHDIPAIKELHRFTGDMLQDPFYRWLDRWFLLLQIPLGAALYWYGNAAQVHGGGLGLVLWAIPLRLVLVYHVTWLVNSATHAFGYRNFDCPDLSRNCWWVAILSFGEGWHNNHHAHPSSARHGLRWFEFDITWQHIKLMRKLGWAKRIREARYPA; encoded by the coding sequence ATGCGGGCCGCCCTGGTGGTGCCCCGTGCACCACTGCCTCGCAGCCAAAAGAAATACAAGCTCGGCACCACCGGCTTCATGCTGGCGATCCACGTGGGCGCCGTATTCGCCCTGCTGCCCCAGTACTGGAGCTGGCAAGGCGTGGCCGTGTTGGCGGTCCTCTACTGGACCACGGTGCTCGGGGTCACCCTCGGCCTGCACCGCCTCGTGGCCCACCGCAGCTTCGTGGCCCCCAAATGGGTGGAGCGCGTGCTGGTGCTGATGGGCACCCTGGCCTGCCAGAGCGGCCCGATCGAATGGGTGGGCCTGCACCGCCACCACCACAAGTTCTCCGACCAGCCCAACGACCACCACGACGCCGCCCGCGGCCTGTGGTGGGCCCATAGCGAGTGGATGCTTCACGACATCCCCGCCATCAAGGAGCTGCACCGCTTCACCGGCGACATGCTCCAAGACCCCTTCTACCGCTGGCTGGATCGCTGGTTCCTGCTCCTGCAGATCCCCCTGGGCGCGGCCCTTTATTGGTACGGCAACGCAGCTCAAGTGCATGGCGGCGGCCTGGGCCTGGTGCTCTGGGCCATCCCCCTGCGCCTGGTGCTCGTGTATCACGTGACCTGGCTGGTGAACTCCGCCACCCACGCCTTCGGCTACCGCAACTTCGACTGCCCCGACCTCTCGCGCAACTGCTGGTGGGTGGCGATCCTGAGTTTCGGCGAGGGCTGGCACAACAACCACCACGCCCACCCCTCCAGCGCCCGCCACGGCCTGCGCTGGTTTGAGTTCGACATCACCTGGCAGCACATCAAATTGATGCGCAAGTTGGGCTGGGCGAAGCGCATCCGCGAGGCGCGCTACCCCGCCTGA
- a CDS encoding methionine gamma-lyase family protein — protein sequence MSALHEAWVADQLAAALERTAPVAQQRRAGVKPRLERVLEAFRTERLGVHHFASVSGYGHGDLGREVLDRVFARVLQAEAAAVRLQFVSGTHAIAAALYGVLRPGDRLLALTGRPYDTLEEVIGIRGEGQGSLAEFGIAYDELDLLSDGSVNEAGIAEALALPTRMVLIQRSCGYSWRPSLTVGQIGRLVEQVKAIQPGCLVFVDNCYGELVELQEPTAVGADLMAGSLIKNLGGTIAPTGGYVAGRAELVEQACCRLTAPGIGSEGGTGFDLHRLLFQGLFLAPQMITEALLCAELTAAVFEGLGYAVKPLVGGVRSDVIQAVRFGSPEPLKAVCRAFQACSPVGSYLDPVPAPMPGYASELVMAGGTFIDGSTSEFSADGPLREPYVLYAQGGTTAAHAELALERALLALAEGGWCGPHPQ from the coding sequence ATGAGCGCACTCCATGAGGCCTGGGTGGCCGATCAGCTGGCTGCGGCCCTGGAGCGCACCGCGCCGGTGGCTCAGCAGCGCCGCGCCGGTGTGAAGCCTCGGCTGGAGCGGGTGCTGGAGGCCTTTCGGACCGAGCGCTTGGGGGTGCACCACTTCGCCTCGGTGAGTGGCTACGGCCATGGCGATCTGGGCCGGGAGGTGCTGGATCGGGTCTTCGCCCGGGTGCTGCAGGCCGAAGCCGCCGCCGTGCGGCTGCAGTTTGTGAGTGGCACCCATGCCATTGCCGCCGCGTTGTATGGCGTGCTGCGCCCCGGCGATCGCTTGCTGGCGCTCACGGGCCGCCCCTACGACACCCTCGAGGAGGTGATTGGCATCCGCGGCGAGGGCCAGGGATCCCTGGCCGAATTCGGCATCGCCTACGACGAGCTCGATCTGCTGTCCGATGGCTCGGTCAACGAAGCCGGCATCGCCGAGGCGCTGGCGTTGCCCACACGCATGGTGCTGATTCAACGCAGCTGCGGCTACAGCTGGCGCCCTTCGCTCACGGTGGGGCAGATCGGCCGATTGGTGGAGCAGGTGAAGGCGATTCAGCCCGGCTGCCTGGTGTTTGTCGACAACTGCTACGGCGAACTGGTGGAGCTGCAGGAGCCCACGGCGGTGGGCGCCGATCTGATGGCGGGATCCCTGATCAAAAACCTGGGCGGCACGATCGCGCCCACAGGCGGCTATGTGGCCGGCCGCGCTGAGCTGGTGGAGCAGGCCTGCTGCCGGCTCACGGCGCCGGGCATCGGTAGTGAGGGTGGTACGGGTTTTGACCTGCACCGGCTGCTGTTCCAGGGCTTGTTCCTGGCGCCGCAGATGATCACGGAAGCCCTGCTCTGCGCCGAGCTCACCGCCGCCGTGTTTGAGGGCTTGGGCTATGCCGTGAAGCCGCTGGTGGGCGGTGTGCGTAGCGACGTGATTCAGGCGGTGCGTTTCGGCTCGCCCGAGCCGCTCAAGGCGGTGTGCCGGGCGTTCCAGGCCTGTTCACCAGTGGGCAGTTATCTCGATCCGGTGCCTGCGCCGATGCCCGGTTATGCCAGCGAACTGGTGATGGCCGGCGGCACGTTCATCGACGGCAGCACCAGTGAGTTCTCCGCCGATGGTCCCTTACGCGAGCCCTACGTGCTCTACGCCCAGGGCGGCACCACGGCCGCCCACGCGGAGCTGGCCCTGGAGCGCGCGTTGCTGGCCCTGGCGGAAGGAGGCTGGTGCGGGCCGCACCCGCAGTAA
- the gcvP gene encoding aminomethyl-transferring glycine dehydrogenase — protein MATEFVARHIGPTEAEQARMLADLGVSSLDGLIAEVVPPGIRLGASAAAEGLPIGCSEAEALQELQQIAAANQVRRSLIGLGYHDCVTPALLQRHVFENPAWYTAYTPYQAEISQGRLEALLNFQTLISELTGLPIANASLLDEATAAAEAMSLSYGVCREASAQRFLVDAQVLPQTWAVLQTRAEPLGIELVQVDPARLLEAAERGDEPFAAAFGLLLQLPGAGGGLTNPAELIAAARAAGLIVTAAVDPLAQVLLAPVGELGAEIAIGSSQRFGIPLGFGGPHAAFFATTTTHQRRIPGRLVGQSLDAEGRPALRLALQTREQHIRRDKATSNICTAQVLLAVMAGFYAVHHGPEGLAAIARRVLLLPEVLRRALAGLGLVAEPGCGFDTLRLRTPQAPALLAAAEAAGFNLRLEAGGLAITLDERSSVAELQRLLEALAPVLAPTAAAPQPCAETLWQALQQELHNAECSEAPERLLWADAVPYRQRPWLQQPVFHRYRSETELLRYVQRLAASDFSLVHGMIPLGSCTMKLNAAAQLQPVSWPGFAGLHPFAPAEQSAGYRQLVADLEQWLAAITGFAGVSLQPNAGSQGEYAGLLVIRAWQRSRGQHQRTVCLIPTSAHGTNPASAVMAGLQVVPVACDEQGNIDRADLQAKAEQHSDHLAALMVTYPSTHGVFEQGIQEICALVHEHGGQVYLDGANLNAQVGLAKPGLYGADVCHLNLHKTFCIPHGGGGPGVGPIAVAEHLVPFLPGHPLAKQCGGDQAIGPVSAAPWGSASILPISWMYIRMMGGAGLRQASAVALLAANWLAEQLEPHFPVLYRGAGGRVAHECILDLRPLKRSAGLEVDDLAKRLMDYGFHAPTVSWPVAGTVMVEPTESEGLAELERFCQAMAAIRREAAAIESGQADPLDNPLKRAPHTLVAVMADQWERPYSRAQAGYPAGEEQLASKLWPAVARIDNAYGDRHLVCTCPSVEELATPSLSAT, from the coding sequence ATGGCCACTGAGTTCGTTGCCCGCCACATCGGCCCTACGGAGGCCGAACAGGCGCGGATGCTCGCCGACCTGGGAGTCAGCTCGCTCGATGGGTTAATCGCCGAAGTGGTGCCGCCAGGCATTCGGCTTGGTGCCAGCGCAGCAGCAGAAGGCCTGCCGATCGGTTGCAGTGAGGCCGAGGCGCTTCAGGAGCTGCAGCAGATCGCGGCGGCCAATCAGGTGCGCCGCAGCCTCATCGGACTGGGTTATCACGATTGCGTCACGCCAGCGCTGTTGCAGCGGCACGTGTTTGAAAACCCGGCCTGGTACACGGCCTACACCCCCTATCAGGCGGAAATCAGTCAGGGGCGTCTTGAGGCTCTGCTCAATTTCCAGACTCTGATCAGCGAGCTCACGGGCTTGCCGATCGCCAATGCCTCACTGCTGGATGAGGCCACCGCTGCTGCCGAGGCGATGAGCCTCAGCTATGGCGTCTGCCGCGAGGCCAGCGCCCAGCGCTTTTTGGTGGATGCCCAGGTGCTCCCGCAAACCTGGGCTGTGCTGCAGACCCGCGCCGAGCCCCTCGGTATTGAGCTGGTGCAGGTGGATCCCGCAAGGTTGCTGGAGGCTGCAGAACGGGGAGACGAACCGTTCGCGGCGGCGTTTGGTTTGCTGTTGCAACTGCCCGGCGCCGGGGGTGGCCTCACCAACCCGGCGGAGCTGATCGCGGCGGCCCGGGCGGCGGGGTTGATCGTGACGGCGGCGGTGGATCCGTTGGCGCAAGTGCTGTTGGCCCCGGTGGGGGAGCTGGGGGCTGAGATTGCCATCGGCAGCAGCCAGCGCTTCGGGATCCCCCTCGGGTTCGGTGGGCCCCATGCGGCCTTTTTTGCCACCACCACCACCCATCAGCGCCGTATCCCCGGCCGCTTGGTGGGCCAATCCCTCGATGCGGAAGGTCGGCCGGCCCTGCGCCTGGCTCTGCAGACCCGCGAGCAGCACATCCGCCGCGACAAAGCCACCAGCAACATCTGCACGGCCCAGGTGCTCCTGGCGGTGATGGCCGGCTTCTATGCGGTGCATCACGGCCCGGAGGGCCTGGCGGCGATCGCCAGGCGGGTGTTGCTGCTGCCGGAGGTGTTGCGCCGCGCCCTCGCCGGCCTCGGGCTGGTCGCCGAGCCCGGCTGCGGGTTCGACACCCTGCGGCTGCGCACGCCTCAGGCCCCAGCCCTGCTGGCGGCGGCGGAAGCGGCGGGCTTCAACCTTCGGCTGGAAGCCGGTGGCCTGGCGATCACCCTGGATGAACGCAGCAGCGTGGCTGAGCTCCAGCGCTTGTTGGAGGCCTTGGCGCCAGTGCTGGCCCCCACAGCTGCCGCCCCTCAGCCCTGTGCCGAAACGCTCTGGCAGGCGTTGCAGCAGGAGCTGCACAACGCGGAGTGCAGCGAGGCGCCCGAGCGTCTGCTCTGGGCTGATGCCGTGCCGTATCGCCAGCGCCCCTGGCTGCAGCAGCCGGTGTTCCACCGCTATCGCAGCGAAACCGAACTGCTTCGCTATGTCCAGCGTTTAGCCGCCAGCGACTTTTCGCTGGTGCACGGGATGATCCCGCTGGGTAGCTGCACGATGAAGCTCAATGCCGCCGCCCAGCTGCAGCCGGTGAGCTGGCCGGGTTTCGCCGGGCTGCACCCCTTCGCCCCGGCGGAGCAGAGCGCCGGCTACCGCCAGTTGGTGGCCGATCTGGAGCAATGGCTGGCGGCGATCACCGGTTTTGCCGGCGTGTCGCTGCAACCCAATGCCGGCTCCCAGGGGGAATACGCCGGGCTGTTGGTGATCCGCGCCTGGCAGCGCAGCCGCGGGCAGCACCAACGCACGGTGTGTCTGATCCCCACCAGCGCCCATGGCACCAACCCCGCCAGCGCCGTGATGGCCGGGCTCCAGGTGGTGCCCGTGGCCTGCGACGAACAGGGCAACATCGATCGCGCCGATCTTCAGGCCAAGGCAGAGCAGCACAGCGATCACCTGGCCGCCCTGATGGTCACCTACCCCTCCACCCATGGGGTGTTCGAGCAGGGCATCCAGGAGATCTGCGCCCTGGTGCATGAGCACGGCGGCCAGGTGTATCTCGATGGCGCCAACCTCAACGCCCAGGTGGGCTTGGCCAAACCGGGGCTCTATGGCGCCGATGTGTGTCACCTCAACCTGCACAAAACCTTCTGTATTCCCCATGGCGGTGGTGGCCCGGGCGTGGGGCCAATTGCCGTGGCAGAGCATCTGGTGCCCTTCCTGCCGGGTCATCCGCTGGCCAAACAGTGCGGAGGGGATCAGGCGATCGGGCCGGTGAGTGCCGCCCCCTGGGGCAGCGCCAGCATCCTGCCGATCAGCTGGATGTACATCCGGATGATGGGCGGTGCCGGTCTGCGTCAGGCCTCTGCGGTGGCTCTGCTAGCGGCCAACTGGCTGGCGGAGCAGCTGGAGCCCCATTTCCCGGTGCTGTATCGCGGCGCAGGTGGTCGCGTCGCCCACGAGTGCATCCTCGATCTAAGGCCCCTCAAGCGCAGCGCTGGTCTGGAGGTCGACGACCTGGCCAAGCGGCTGATGGATTACGGCTTCCATGCGCCCACGGTGAGTTGGCCGGTGGCGGGCACGGTGATGGTGGAGCCCACCGAAAGTGAGGGGTTGGCAGAGCTGGAGCGCTTCTGTCAGGCCATGGCCGCCATCCGCCGCGAGGCGGCGGCGATCGAATCGGGCCAGGCTGATCCGCTCGACAATCCGCTCAAGCGGGCCCCTCACACCCTGGTGGCTGTGATGGCAGACCAGTGGGAGCGCCCTTACAGCCGCGCTCAGGCGGGCTATCCAGCGGGTGAGGAACAGTTGGCGAGCAAGCTTTGGCCTGCGGTGGCACGCATTGATAACGCCTACGGCGATCGCCATTTGGTTTGCACCTGCCCATCAGTGGAGGAACTGGCGACGCCAAGCCTCAGCGCCACTTGA